A single Carnobacterium inhibens subsp. inhibens DSM 13024 DNA region contains:
- a CDS encoding serine hydrolase has product MDWDKEIQELATKFVPYIESGLYIHDGTNNLFSKNENDLFPSASIIKLPIYLYYYEKAIQGKLHLKTKVTVSKLNRANGSGIMHILTSIEEWSIEDLLQLMIAVSDNEATNQLIGYVGLEDLQAWIQTKHWHKGIALRRYLMDYESGLVNEVSPLGATEVLKEIIELGENHPSWKNQIEKPFLLQQFRTGLPGYLDEREIPILEMLNKTGEDNEIRHDMALFRYQGRIIYIASLNKSVKEEAKAIEWMQEIGKLAFKWLTTTD; this is encoded by the coding sequence ATGGACTGGGATAAGGAAATTCAAGAGTTAGCAACTAAATTTGTACCTTATATCGAAAGTGGGCTTTATATTCACGATGGTACAAATAACTTATTTAGTAAAAATGAAAATGATTTATTTCCTTCTGCAAGTATCATTAAGCTTCCGATATACCTTTATTATTACGAGAAAGCTATTCAAGGAAAACTTCATCTAAAGACTAAAGTAACTGTATCTAAACTAAATCGGGCAAATGGATCAGGAATAATGCATATTTTAACATCTATAGAAGAATGGAGTATTGAAGACCTTCTACAACTTATGATTGCTGTTTCAGACAATGAAGCTACTAATCAGTTGATTGGTTATGTTGGTTTAGAAGATTTACAAGCATGGATACAAACAAAACATTGGCATAAAGGAATAGCTCTGAGACGCTACTTGATGGACTATGAATCAGGGTTAGTCAATGAAGTTTCGCCATTAGGAGCGACAGAAGTTTTAAAAGAAATCATTGAACTGGGAGAGAATCATCCAAGTTGGAAAAATCAAATAGAAAAGCCTTTTTTATTACAGCAATTTAGGACGGGTTTACCAGGTTACTTAGATGAGAGAGAAATCCCAATCTTAGAAATGTTAAATAAAACTGGTGAAGATAATGAAATTCGTCATGATATGGCGTTATTTCGCTACCAAGGCCGGATAATTTATATTGCTTCATTAAATAAAAGTGTAAAAGAAGAAGCTAAAGCAATAGAGTGGATGCAAGAAATCGGGAAGTTAGCATTTAAATGGTTAACTACTACTGACTAA